From Sphingobacteriales bacterium:
CCCAGCTTAGCCAATTTATTGTTAATGCCTGCACTTACCTATGCCAACCCAAATTTAATACGCCCTTACCAGCAAGTAAACAACCCTTTGTACCATACTAATCCTATTGAATTAGGCTTAAATGGCCGAGAACAAACCTTACTTGCAACACTAAACGCCGACACCGCCTACCAAAGCGTACTAAAAAAGGCAAACTTAATGCAAAACAGTTTAGCTTTAGACACAACGCTTTTAAAATTAGCACTTGAGCAGTATGTTTACAGTTTAACATCGAGCAATGCCCCCTATGACCGATATTGGTACGAAGGCAAAAAAAATGCCCTCGACGAAGCTGCAAAACGGGGCATGGCTATGTTTTTTTCGGACAGTTTGCATTGTAGCAGTTGCCACAAGGGGTTTAATTTTGCCGCCCTAACTACTGCCGATTATTTTAACACAGGGCTGTATAATATTGACGGAAAAGGCAGCTACCCCAGTAGCGACCAAGGTTTGTATGAATTAACAAAAAATCCTAACGATATGGGTAAATTCAGGGTGCCTTCTTTGCGCAATTTAGCTTTTACTGCGCCGTACTGGCACGATGGCAGCACCCAAACACTTAACGAAGTAATTGATATTTATGCCAATGGTGGGCGACATATTTTAAAAGGCCCCAACACGGGCAACGGGCAAAAAAACCCTCTCAAAGACCCACGCATTAAGGGTTTTACTATAAATGCCGAGCAAAAAATGGATTTGCTACAATTCTTATTATCGTTAAGCGATTCGAGTTTTGTACAGCAAAATAGCACCTATTAGTACTTTGACTTAACAACAAACTTTATATAAAAAAGCGCATAACTGTGTTTTTATTTTCAGTTATGCGCTTGATGATTAATTGGAAATATAATTTTAATATTTTCAAAAACCTAATGCTCTTCCTCTTCGGCTTTGTGGGCGGCAATTAGTTTTGCCTGAACATCGGCGGGTACAGGGCGATACTCGGCAAAGCGTTGTGTATGTTTAGCCGCACCTTGCGATAACGACCGCAACGATGACGAGTATTTATACAATTCCATTAACGGTGCCTGGGCTTTAATAACTTGGTAATGACCTGCCGTATCCATACCCATTATTAAGGCACGGCGAGTTTGAAGGTCGCCAATAACATCGCCCATGGCATGGCTCGTTACCATAATTTCGACATCGTAAATAGGTTCTAAAATTTGTGGGTCGGCTTGTTTGAATGCATCGCGGAATGCAGACCGGGCGGCGATCCGGAAGGCGTTATCGTTTGAGTCAACGGGGTGCATTTTTCCATCGTAAACGCACACGCGCACATCGCGTACATACGATCCGGTAAGTGGCCCCTCGACCATTCGCTCCATTATACCTTTCATTATGGAACTCATAAACCGGGTATCAATGGCGCCGCCTACAACACAGTTTTTAAATACAAGTTTTCCGCCCCAATCCAATTGTATTTCTTCGGTGCTGCGCACGTTCATATTGGCGGGTTCGGGCATACCATCGTAATAATGCTCGACCATCATGTGAACTTCGGCAAATTGCCCTGCTCCTCCCGATTGTTTTTTGTGGCGGTATTGGGTTTGCGCCGATTTGCGGATAGTTTCGCGGTAAGGTATCCGGGGCTGAATGTATTCGAATTTGGCTTTGGTAGTATTTTCAACTTTCCACTTAACCATATTTAAGTGAAGTTCGCCTTGCCCACTTATAATCATTTGTTTAAGCTCTTGCGAGTTTTCGATGAGCAAAGTAGGGTCTTCAACATGGATGGCGTGCAGGGCTTGGGCTATTTTTTCAATATCGGCAGAGTTTTCGGCGTGGATAGCGGCCTGCATTCGCGGTTCGGGAAATTCGATAGGAGAAATATGGAATGGATGTGTTTTTTCGAACAGGGTTGTGTTGGTGGCAGTATTTTTAAGTTTAACGGTAGCACCAATATCGCCGGCTACTAACTCGTTTACTTGATTGCGGTTTTTGCCGTTTACTACGTATAATTGTGAAAGACGCTCGCTATTTTCAGTTTTAGAATTAGTCAATTCGTCCCCTGCTTTTAATGTGCCCGAGCAAACTTTAAAATAGGTCATTAAGCCCAAATTAGCCTCGTTTGAAGTTTTAAACACAAATAAAGTTTTAAATCCTTTGGGGTCGCAAGACAGTGTTTGACCACTAACGCGCTGAATTGGTGGCATATCTACTGCTGCCGGCGCAATATCGTGAATAAAGCCCATTACTCGGCCTGTGCCCATGTTTTGTTTTCCGGAACAGCAAAAAACCGGAAATATATCGTGGTGAATCATAGACAATTTCAGTCCTTTCACCATTTCTTCTTCGTCTAAATTGCCTTTGTCAAAAAATATTTCCATTAAGCCTTCGTCGTTTGCGGCAATGGTTTCAACAAGGTTGTTGTGTAGTTCGTTGGCTTTTTCTTTTTCGGCATCGGGGATTGGCAGTTTTTCGGGTTTGCCGCCATTGGCTGGGAACTTATACACAACCATTTTAAGCACATCTACTATTGAATTAAAGGCTGGACCTGAATTTAACGGATACTGTACTATGGTTACTTTACTACCAAAACGGTCGCGGGCCTGGTTTAGCGTTTCGTCAAAATTGGCTTTGTCGCTGTCGAGTTGGTTTACCACAAACAGCATTGGGGTTTTAAACTGTTCGGTATAATCCCAAATAATTTCGGTGCCAACCTCAACGCCGTTTTGGGCGTTAAGCACCATAACGCCGGTATCGGCAACACGTAAGGCGGCAATAACCTCGCCAACAAAATCATCAAATCCGGGCGTGTCAATTAAATTAATTTTATTATCCTTCCACTGCATATTCATAATAGAGCTAAAAATAGAATTTCTTCGTTCTTGCTCTAAGGTGTGGTAGTCAGAAACGGTATTTTGCCCTTCAATGCTACCGCGCCTTGTAATTGCGCCCGCCTCAAAAAGCATGGATTCCGCTAATGTGGTTTTGCCCGAACCAGCATGGCCAAGCAAAACCACGTTCTTTATTTTGTTACTATCAAAAGTACTCATAAAAAAAATGTATTTGACGGTTATTAAATTAAATTAAATTGCTTTTCTAAAAATGGGTTTTTATACTTACCCGAAAAAACGGCGTAAGATAAGAATAATGTTTGTTATTTTGGTAAAATTTCAAGAAATAAAACCGAAAAATTGACAATTTCAAAATCCGGAAAAAATGGCAGGCAAAGAGAGATATGTATGCCCCATTAATATCCGGATTAGCAATCTTTCAGCTAAGTTTCTGAAAAAAATACAAAATTTGAAAAAATTATTAGGCACGAGACACCCACAAGATTGTAAATGTGCATCTATAAATTTTGTAAAAGGCAGCGATGCTATTTACAAGGCAAAAATTGTAATTTTACCGCCAAAACAAATTAATAGCTAAGGTTCATAAATTTAAACAAGCCTAATATTTAACCGTTTGTGAACGAAGACCAACTTATAGCAGGCTGCAAAGCAAACAACCGCAACGCTCAGCACGAGTTGTACCAAATTTATGCTAAGCGAATGTTTGGGGTATGCCGCCGCTATGTTGATAACGAGGCAGACGTAGAAGAAGTGTTGATGGCCGGCTTTTTAAAGGTTTTTACCAAAATTGACACGTTTCAGTTTTCAGGAAGTTTTGAAGGTTGGATTAGGCGAATAATGGTGAACGAATCGCTTATGTTTTTGCGGAAACAAAAAAAAACAGCTCATTTATATATTGAATTAGACAATAACACACACGAAATTGCCACCGCAGCCGAAGCACAAAGTATTTTGCAAGCCAATGATATTATTAAACTTTTAGACTACCTGCCGCCCGGATATCGAACAGTATTTAATTTATATGCAATAGAAGGATATAGTTTGCCCGATATTGCCGAAGAACTTCAAATTAGTGTTAATACCGTAAAATCGCAGTTGTTTAAAGCACGGCAAGTATTGCAACGCTTAATTGAACAACGACAATCAAAAATTGCCTAACCCAAACAACTCTATACAAAGCATTATTTCGCTTATAAAACCAAAATCTATAATTTACTATTTGCAGCAATAAGCCTAATTTATTTACATTCATCGCAAATGTCAATTCAAACCTGCCGTGTCAAAACATCCTTCACATATAGACGATTTATTTAAAGAGAACCAGCATGGCTTTGACCAAATGCCCCGAGAAGCGGTATGGCAAAGGCTTGAGGAACTGCTTGACGGGGTACAACCTGTAAACCAGCAAGAAGGGCAAGAGCCAGTAGCCGCCGCCGTTAATCCAGCAGTGCAGCAAACTGACACAGCAACTGCTGCAACGGCAAGCACACCCAAGTCCGGAAGTTTTAGCCAAAACTGGTTTAAAATTGCCGCTTCGGCAGCTATAGTGCTTCTGGTTTTGCTGCCCTTGTCGTGGTGGGTAATAAATCAAAGCAATCCAAGTCAGGCTGTTGCCGAACAAAAAACAATCAACAGCGAAAACAACCCCGCCCTACCCCACGAAATTAGTACTAATGCAAACCTTGAATCAAATTCGCAAGAAGCTAACCCTGCCAGCGCCGCCAATACCACAAGCGCAACCGAAACCCAGGCATCAAGCGAAACTCCAAAACCTGTTTTACCCAATTTAAACGCTCCCAAAACTACTACACCACAAAGTAATGCAAAACGCCCATCATTTGAAAGCGAATTAAAAACAGTACCAATTATTGTACCTGATGCAGAATTTGATGAAAGCAATGTAAGCCGAGATGCAGCCTCAAGTAGTAATACTGTACCAAAAGGACGGAGTGCAGCTGCAAAAGATATGGCACCCGAAACAGAAACTGCCCGAAATGCACCACCACAGCCTCAACAACAACAACAACAGCAAATAATAAATGAATATCCGGCTGCCGCTGGTCTTACAACAAACAACTACTATGCTTCGTCAAACTCGCGGTATGCGCTGTCAAATTCTCAGGATGATACGAATGATTATGCAGGCGATAAAAATTTAGCAAGCCAAGAGGAGACAAAAAAAGACACAAAACAAGCGAAATCGAAAAAGAACATAGAAAGTGCCACCCCCGAATGGTTGGCTGGCAAATGGAAAATGACAGACCTACAGGGAAATGCCTACACTGAAACATGGCAATTAACAAAAAATGAAAATTTGTTGAATGGAACGGGAAAAACCACCGATAAAAATGGGAAACCACTTTATATCGAAAGTTTTAAGTTAGTTTCAGCCAAAAATGGCGACTTAATATACGAACTCAACGATTCAGGCTCCGGAAAAAAAGTAAGCTTGCAAGGCAAAACTACAAATAACAATTCGTTGGTTTTCGAAAATGATAAAGGCAGCTATCCTTCGCGTATTGTTTACCAGTTTGACCCATCGCAGCCAAATAATTTAACTGTGATTTTTGAAGGTTCTAACGGCGAAAAGCATAGCATCAACCTAACAAAATACTAAAGATTAGAATGAGTTTGATTGATATTAGCTATCCGGAAAAATTATTCCGGAGGTAGTTTCAATTGCTCAACAAATTGTTTGCCTCATTATAAGCGAGCACAATACTTAATTTTTTTAATTCAATTAACAAAATCATACACCAGCATTTTAAACAAAACATTTTTTTTATGAAAAACACTTTTTTATTGCTTTTAGCAATTGCATTTTCGGGCTTAGGCTGTACAGCTCAAATTTCACCTGCAAACAGTAAAAACAATAGCAATCAAATTAATCAGCAACAACAACAAACGCAAACGCAAACGCAAAATCAAAATCAATATCCATACCCAGGCAAACAAAATGCAGTTTATCCTGGCTTTTCCAACAACGAAACAGACGTTGTTAATGCCGAAGATACTGTAAAAATTGCCGCCGTTAAAACACCCAATGAGCCCAATGAAGCCGACAATATAGAGGTTGCCATTTTATTAGATACCAGCAATAGCATGGACGGCTTAATTGACCAAGCAAAATCGCAGTTGTGGAAAATGGTAAACGAGCTGACCCTTGCCAAAAATGAACGCGGCGTAACGCCACACATAAAAATTGCTTTGTACGATTACGGAAATGACCGCCTGTCGTCTAAATATGGATATATCAAACAAATTGCGCCGCTAACTGCCGATTTAGATTTAATTTCTGAAAAATTGTTTGGCCTTAATACAAACGGCGGCGAAGAGTACTGCGGTTGGGTAATGCGCACCTCGACAGACGAGTTAGAGTGGAGTACTGACCAACGCGACCTTAAAATGATGTTTATTTGTGGTAACGAACCATTTGACCAAGGGCCCGTCAACCCTAAAGAACAATGTAAAAAAACAACTCAAAAGGGCATTATTATTAATACCATCTTTTGTGGTAGTTACGAAGAAGGCGTGCGTACAGGCTGGAAAGATGGCGCCGACTGCGGTAACGGAAAGTATTTTAATATTGAACAAAACAACCAAATTTTACACGTAGATGCCCCCCAAGACGATGAAATTTTGCGCCTAAATCAAGAGCTTAACTCCACCTATATTGCCATTGGCCGCGATGGCATAAGCAAAAAAGAACGCCAAGCTATGCAAGACAATAATGCCGGATCTTATGGCAAAGCCAATGCCACCCAACGCGCCATCAGCAAATCGAAAGCTGCCTATAAAAATGACGACTGGGATGCCGTTGATGCCTACGAATCAGCCCCGGCAAGCATTGAAAAATTAGCTGAAGATGACCTGCCAAGCGAGTTAAAAGGCAAATCAAAAGATGAAATTAAACAATATATTGAAACCCAAAGTGTTAAGCGCAAAGAAATACAAGTAAAAATTAATGACTTAGATACCGAACGCCGTAAATATGTTGCCGAAAAACAAGCTGAAATGGCCAAAACCGGAAAAAACACCTTAGACGAGGTGATGTTAAAAACCATAAGAGATCAAGGCACAAAAGCCGGATTAAACTTTGAATAATTCATTGAATTAAGAAGCCATAATCTACTCATACGGAGGAGATTAATAAATAAACCAATAGCACCCAAAAACGCAGTCTTTGCATTTTGGGTGCTGTTTTTCTTCTAAAACAAACCAGCATCTTTACCGCAAATAAAGAATACCAGCGCTTTGTTATTTTAAAATTACTATTTGTGTATTGTATTGACCTTGAGCATGTAAAATTTTTGCAGCATAAATACCATCCGGTAATTGGGCGGGCAACTCGAGCATCCATTCTACCCTTTCATTACTAAAATTGGCTGCCGTAGTTTGGAGTGTTTTTGCATAAGCCAATTTTCCATCCGGATACCATAACTGAAAGAAGATTTTTTCCTTCAGTAAATTTTGTAAAGATGCGTTATAGCTGGCAGCAATATGTACCTGCCCATTTTTTACCGGATTAGGAGTTATGGTGAAATTAAATTCGGTTAGTCGCTGCGGCAAAATCGTTGTATTAGTAACAAAACCCAGCGAATCGGTGCGTATTAAAAAAATATTTTGACTATTATCGTTTGTAAGATAGCCGGCAATAGCATAACCGCCATTAGGTAACAAACAAAGTCCGGTACCCACCGAATTTTGCCCTTGTACATAGGGTTTGTTTTTAACTTCAAAGCCTTTAGATGTAGTAGTGTATAATAAGGTATTGCGCTTAAACGATAAATTTGCCGAGTCGGTATTGGTCAGTATGGTTAGTGTTTTGTCTAAGTTTTCGACTATCCTGTAGGTCAGCCAATACGCCCCTTCTTGCTTTGGTCCTATCTGTTTAGCCCACAAACTATCGCCGGTATCATTGGTTTTTAGCAACAGGGCATCAAGTGCGTTTTGATATTTGGGATTTGCAGCGTATCCAACACCTACAATTCCACCATCTTTTGTTTCAATAGCATCGTAAAAACGGTCATCCAAATCACTGCCAAAACTTTTTTCCCACAACAAATTACCATCAGCATCGGTACGGCCTAAATAGGCGTTAAAGCCCCAGGCAGGTTTAAGGCTGCGGTTTCGACCTGCCAGCACATAGCCTCCATCGGCGCACAAGCCCAGCCCAAACAAGTAGTCGGTATAGATGCCGCCATAAGTTTTAGCCCATAGCGAATCGCCCAAAGCATTTAATTTAAGCAAATACATATCCGTATTAGTTGGCTTTAACGCATAAGAGCCAGCAATAAGCAAGCCGCCGTCTGCGGTGGTGTGCAGTTCGCCCCCAACCAAACTAAGAACACCCCTGTAATATTCTTTCTCCCAAAGTATATTGCCTTCAAAATCGGTGGTAATAACCTTGTAATTATTTTCTTTATCATGATATTTATAGGCCATAAACGCATATCCGGTGGCTGTTTCTGCTACACCTCTGCCTGTAAGACTACCCCCCTCTTGTTCAAAGTTTTTTTGCCATTCTACTTTTCCTTCGGCATCGGTTTTGATTACCAGCATACCATCGGTTTGCAGCGGACTTGTTGTTCTGTAATTTCCTACCATCAAAAAGCCGTCGTCTGCTGTGTGAAGTAAATAAAAAGCCGCTTCGCTGTTAATGCCGCCGGCTTCGCCGTACAATTTCGACCACAGCACACTGTCGCCGTTGGCTATGCTTTGGGCAGAAACAAGGGCATCAAAACCAGCATCCGGATTTAAATTGGTAGTTCCGGAATAAAATATTTCTCCGTCAGCAGTTGCAAATCCGGATGAAATAATCGTTGCACCGCTATCAAACAATTGTTTGGTGCTGAGTAATGAACCATCGGGTAAAATTTGCAAAACAAGGGGGTGCGACTGCGGCGGGTAATTCTGGTTGTTAACATGTGCGTTGATATACCAATAATAATTTTGGTTGTTACCGTAATTTGCTTGTGTTATAAACCCGGTTGTTTTTTGAAGGTAATTGCTATTATACAAAGCCACCGTTGAAGACGTGTAAATGATTGCCTGCGTTGAGTCGGCGTTGTCATTTAGCCACAGTAAATACGGGTTGTGGTTGATATTGCCCTGTTTGGCAGTCGTAAATCCGGATAAAACAAATCCATCATCGGGCTGGGCAATTATTTGTGTTGCATGCGAATAGCCACCCATTTCGTAGAAATGTTCGGCCAACAAATTGCCGCTAAAATTTAGCACCGCATAGTAGGTGTAATTAACAAGGTTTGTTGTATTTTGGTACGCACCTGCCACATGCAGCTCGCTTTTATCGGAAAGCCAAATTGAATACAACTGCGCTTGGTGTTGAACATCAATTGGAGTTAAATTTGCCTCGCCGTTTGTAGTTAAATGAAGCAAGTAGGGTTTGTAACCTTTATCCGGAAAATCGGCATTTACAAGCGCAAAAACCTCATCTTTTGCAGTGATTACCATTTTTACGGCTGCGGTGTTTGCTTTCGGCAAATCACATTCATATTTCCATAACAAATTGCCATCGGGTTTGAGTTTTGTAATTAAGGCCTTGCTATCATTTAATTCACCGACAAACCCCGCAATAAAAATATTGCCTTCGGAGTCAGTGGCAGCATCAACAGCCGTTTGATTGCCCGGCAATGGCAACTGGTATTGGCTTATTATATTTCCGGATGATTTTTCTATTAGCCACCAGTAAAAATCTTCCTCCGTTTGCAAGGCATTTGTAAAGCCAACAGCCAGCAAATTGTTTGCATTTATTGGCAACAAAGTACATACCGCATCTGTTGTATTAGGCAAGCCATATTGCGCAGTAAAGCTAAAATTATTGTTTTGTGCCTGCAAAAATAAGGAACAATAACACAACCAAAAACAAGAAAAGCCTATTTTTTTAAAATTGTTATTTTTTCGGTTCAGATACATTGTAGTAATTAGAATTTTAAGGCTTAGAAATAGCTCTTTTTGGGAACAATATTACTAATTATGTGTTAATAATAAATTAGTTTTAGAATTTATTTTACGACAAAGATTTACCTTTGCCCTCAAACATATTAAACATGCACCCCACCCCACCAAAGGCAAAAATAC
This genomic window contains:
- a CDS encoding di-heme enzyme, translating into MKFYFAIFACLIFSGCTNITSETNASKIFPDKNYWPLPHPFDSLLENLPERKNWEGDSGKILLGKLLFFDRRLSLNNTKSCATCHDPKFAFSDSYRRSTGALGQPVQRNSPSLANLLLMPALTYANPNLIRPYQQVNNPLYHTNPIELGLNGREQTLLATLNADTAYQSVLKKANLMQNSLALDTTLLKLALEQYVYSLTSSNAPYDRYWYEGKKNALDEAAKRGMAMFFSDSLHCSSCHKGFNFAALTTADYFNTGLYNIDGKGSYPSSDQGLYELTKNPNDMGKFRVPSLRNLAFTAPYWHDGSTQTLNEVIDIYANGGRHILKGPNTGNGQKNPLKDPRIKGFTINAEQKMDLLQFLLSLSDSSFVQQNSTY
- a CDS encoding elongation factor G, whose protein sequence is MSTFDSNKIKNVVLLGHAGSGKTTLAESMLFEAGAITRRGSIEGQNTVSDYHTLEQERRNSIFSSIMNMQWKDNKINLIDTPGFDDFVGEVIAALRVADTGVMVLNAQNGVEVGTEIIWDYTEQFKTPMLFVVNQLDSDKANFDETLNQARDRFGSKVTIVQYPLNSGPAFNSIVDVLKMVVYKFPANGGKPEKLPIPDAEKEKANELHNNLVETIAANDEGLMEIFFDKGNLDEEEMVKGLKLSMIHHDIFPVFCCSGKQNMGTGRVMGFIHDIAPAAVDMPPIQRVSGQTLSCDPKGFKTLFVFKTSNEANLGLMTYFKVCSGTLKAGDELTNSKTENSERLSQLYVVNGKNRNQVNELVAGDIGATVKLKNTATNTTLFEKTHPFHISPIEFPEPRMQAAIHAENSADIEKIAQALHAIHVEDPTLLIENSQELKQMIISGQGELHLNMVKWKVENTTKAKFEYIQPRIPYRETIRKSAQTQYRHKKQSGGAGQFAEVHMMVEHYYDGMPEPANMNVRSTEEIQLDWGGKLVFKNCVVGGAIDTRFMSSIMKGIMERMVEGPLTGSYVRDVRVCVYDGKMHPVDSNDNAFRIAARSAFRDAFKQADPQILEPIYDVEIMVTSHAMGDVIGDLQTRRALIMGMDTAGHYQVIKAQAPLMELYKYSSSLRSLSQGAAKHTQRFAEYRPVPADVQAKLIAAHKAEEEEH
- a CDS encoding sigma-70 family RNA polymerase sigma factor produces the protein MNEDQLIAGCKANNRNAQHELYQIYAKRMFGVCRRYVDNEADVEEVLMAGFLKVFTKIDTFQFSGSFEGWIRRIMVNESLMFLRKQKKTAHLYIELDNNTHEIATAAEAQSILQANDIIKLLDYLPPGYRTVFNLYAIEGYSLPDIAEELQISVNTVKSQLFKARQVLQRLIEQRQSKIA
- a CDS encoding VWA domain-containing protein; the protein is MKNTFLLLLAIAFSGLGCTAQISPANSKNNSNQINQQQQQTQTQTQNQNQYPYPGKQNAVYPGFSNNETDVVNAEDTVKIAAVKTPNEPNEADNIEVAILLDTSNSMDGLIDQAKSQLWKMVNELTLAKNERGVTPHIKIALYDYGNDRLSSKYGYIKQIAPLTADLDLISEKLFGLNTNGGEEYCGWVMRTSTDELEWSTDQRDLKMMFICGNEPFDQGPVNPKEQCKKTTQKGIIINTIFCGSYEEGVRTGWKDGADCGNGKYFNIEQNNQILHVDAPQDDEILRLNQELNSTYIAIGRDGISKKERQAMQDNNAGSYGKANATQRAISKSKAAYKNDDWDAVDAYESAPASIEKLAEDDLPSELKGKSKDEIKQYIETQSVKRKEIQVKINDLDTERRKYVAEKQAEMAKTGKNTLDEVMLKTIRDQGTKAGLNFE